Within Thermoplasmataceae archaeon, the genomic segment ATTACGTGGAGCGTCGAAGGTTTCATAGATGAATATACAAGACCCGCGAAAATTGTAGAGAAGGGCAAAGTGGTCAGTAAAGATCCACTAGGCAAGAAGTTTGAATATACACCAAATGCATTCCCACACCTTGAGGGTTTTTACTCTGATGGATTGCGCACACTTCTCAGAACTACTCCAGCAGAAGACCTCTTTGAAGTCACGCTCAGGTATATGGGTCATCTGGACAGGATGAAGTTCCTCAAAGACATGGGATTTTTTGATCAGCACGGAAAACCTTCGCCCAGATCTATCACAGAGAATATCTTCTCAGGTTTCGCCGATAAGCACGATGTATCAATACTTGACGTCATTTCTCTGGACAGTGACATGCATAAAATAGAACTTAGAGACTACGGTGATGACAATTTGACCTCGATGGCAAAACTTACCGGGCACACAGCAGCACTGGCAGCAAAGCTGCTCATTGAAGATTCAGGTATCAAAGGGTTCTTTCCGCCTGAGGAATTAGGAAGGGACGAACGCTGGTTTAATTATATCTTTGAAGGGCTCAGGAAGGAGGGAGTAAATCTAGCTGTCTCCCGTAAAAACAAAAGCTGAAAACTTACATGTTAAATGACCGGCATTAAGTTGAACAGGGTAATCATTACAGATCCACTTTTGATGGCCCAACTCCTTAGAATTACCGATTTCGCAGTAATCTCATTCAATAAGATTATAATAAACAGTGCCATTCCTCGGAATCATTTAAAGGGACTGGAATGCTCAACAAAACGCTGATTGCAATAAGATCATTAGTGGTGGCAATTGGCGCAAGTGCTGCTAGTGCCTTTGTAGGGGTTTACGGTGTATATATAGGGGCTACAGCCATAGAAATGGGGTGGCTCCAGTCACTTTCCAACGCTCTCTCCAATGGGGGGCAACTTATCTGGGGAAGATTGAGTGACAGCGTTGGCAGGAGAAAACCTTTTCTGGTGGCCGGCAGCGTCGTCCTAGCCGTGCTATGGTATATGATGGGTACCATAAGGACACCGGTCCAGTTGGTTATCGTATACGCTGCCGTTTCTCTTTTCGGGTCTCTCATTACGGTAAACTGGTACTCTCTTATTGCAGATCAGACTGATAGTTCTACAAGAGGAAGGTTCCTTTCGGTCATTAACATCCTGAGTTCCATCGGAACCATCACTTCTCTTGTCATCATGACCTTCTTTTTCAGCGGCGAAGTAACCAGTGACATATTCATACCGTTTTCCACTTCGGCCGCCTGTTACGTGATTTCAGGAGTCCTAATGTCAATGCTGAATGAACCGGAACATAGGCACGTGGTCTCCGGCAGGATTTTGGAAACGTTGCGGAATCTTAAAAAAACGCCTCTTTTCTATAAATATTTCATGGCGATGAACGTGCAGGGCTTCTTCTGGTCTATGGCGTGGCCAATGTTCCCTATTACCATAGTGCTGGTGATGAATTTCAGCCTTACGGCAGTTGCTATCCTCACAGTTTCATCGCTTTCTGTAACCATTCTGGTTCAATTTCTTCTAGGTCGCATTACAGATCGCGTTAACAGGCCTCCTTTAATTTTCGCAAACCGGGTAATGCTCAGTGCAATCCCGCTGTTCTATGCATTCTTTGGAAATTTTGCAGAATTTATCTTTCTTGAGATTTACAGCGGGATATTGGGATCGATACAGAACATCGTAATGAATTCCTACCTACTCGACGTTGTCCCGGAAGGTCACAGAGCAGAATACATATCTATTATCAATGGGTTTAATGGCATAATTTATTTGTTTGGAGCTCTTTCGGGGGGTTATCTCCTGGACTTGATGCTTGGTCATTTCCCTCTCCGCCTAGCTCTCATTTTTTCCTATCTCATTGTCTTTGTAGGTAGATTCTTGTCGTCACTGCTCTTCATGAAGCTTAAGGAGCCGGAGCGGAAGGGCAGATCATCGCTTGCCCTTTACTCACTCCTACACAGATTCAAGCAACCCGGTAGCCCGTCTGGGGGTACTCTGCGGCTCAAGTGATTAAATCATGGAGCCTTGGTATCCACTGTATTTGATGCCATTAATCGAAAAGCCTTACTTTTCAAAGGCTAATCTACCGTATCTCCCTTCTTCGCGGAAGAGAAAACCACAACGCATCAAGCCACTTCAGCTGATCTCCGTTAAGATCTGGAGTTTCGTCTGCACGCAAACTGCTTTCAAGTTGGTCTGCACGGCTTGCTCCAATGATGGCTGATGTGATTCCTGGTTGCTGAATTACCCAGTGCACAGCGGTGCTAACCGGATCTAGATTCTGTTCACTGCACCATGATATATATCTGTCAACAGCCTCGAATGTGGCCTTCTGCCAGTATCGTTCCTGGTAAAGGGCCCCAGAATTGTTTCCAAGTGTGAAGCGTGTACCTTGTTCCGGCAGGGATCCTGCCCTGTATCTGCCAGTCAGAATTCCACCTGCCAGAGGGTTAAATGTAATGATACCTACCCCCTCATCGATTGACATTGGTACGAGATCTTCCTCTATCATTCTGAACAGCAGATTGTAACGGGGTTGTACACTCACAACACGCGAATAGTTTCTTCTCTCAGCGATGCCGTTGGCCTTGGCTACCTGCCATGCCCGCCAGTTTGACACCCCGACATAATGTATTTTCCCCATATCCACAAGGTCATCAAATGTGCTCATCATTTCTTCAATTGGCGAAACTGGATCGAAATTGTGGATCTGGTACAGATCGAGATAGTCCGTACCCAGGCGCTTCAGGCTTTTGTCGATGGCGTTCATTATGTGCTTTCTGCTCATCCCGCTATCGTTTGGCCCAGGACCAGTGGGCATGAAACATTTAGACGCAATAACCAAATCGTCTCTCTTCCCTTTTATCCATTCGCCTATTATTGATTCAGTTACTCCTGCGGCCTCATATCCCTTTCCTATGGGATAAGCGTCGGCGGTGTCAATGAAATTTATTCCAGCGTTAAACGCCTTGTCAAGTATTTCGAAAGATGTTTTCTTGTCTGCCTGATTTCCAAACGTCATGGTTCCAAGGCATAGCCTGGTCACTTTCAGCCCAGTTCTTCCAAGATTCCTGATTTTCATGAATGATCAGGCAATATATCCAGTCGAACTTTATAATAATGTTCAGCCGACGTAACTATCAGTTCGTCCTCAAGATCCCTTTCACTGGACTTCTGAATGACTGAAATCGCTTTAAAAAACTGGTGAAAGGCAATGTCTGGCTATAACGATTAAAATTCTGATCTGCGACAGTAACCGAGGATTGTGTACATTTCCCATGCCGTTGATGAATTCTGCCCATGCTCAAAATTTTGCACCACCATTATTAAGCACTGAATAATCTTGATAAAGTTGTATAGTCGAAGATCCCAGAGATATCTTTTTGCTCTCAATTCGGTGCACATGGGCACAAATTACCTGTGGATATCTTTTGAGAGCCTCGTGCTTCCGATTCAGTTGGAAAATCTCTACGGAAATTCTTCCACAAGCATGATCTTAGGCATAATTGCCTTCGTTGGAATTTCGGTAGGGGTGGTAGTGAGCCTATTTTTCGGAGTACTGAGTGACAACCACAGCATCCTTTGGGGAAAGAGGGGACCATATATCGTACTTGGATCGATCTTTGCTGTGATCAGCGTTGTCCTTGATATCATTCTGGATAATTTCCTGATAGGCATCCTTCTTGGATACATTTTCATACAGACCGGATCGAACATATCTTCGGGTGCATATCAGCCACTCTTTCGGGATCTCATAGTGGAGGATCAGCGGGGGATCGCTGCAGGTGTAAACGGCGTATTCACCCTTCTAGGTAATGCCCTGGGGCTGGGACTTACCGGGTACCTTATTTCCATAAATTTTGATATCCCGGCCCTTCTGATCATGGCTGCAACGCTTCTTGTAACCGCTCTGGTGACAGCAGTTACAATAAAGAACGATGATGTTCCAGCCGGAACAGGTAGACTTGGGCCATTCAAGTCATTTCTTGAGATATTCAACCCCGGAGGCAAATCTCCAGGTTTTTTTTGGCTTGTAGGAGCAGCTTTCCTAGTATTTCTCGGGGTGACTGGGCTGAGTTTTTTTGAGCTCTATTATTTTCAGGATGTTCTAAAGTCCA encodes:
- a CDS encoding saccharopine dehydrogenase C-terminal domain-containing protein, with protein sequence MYDFAVIGAGHIGGEISRYLSNSGSCILMDRDSVALSRSFSTEKMKGTVGTNPEFLKKSEIFVVALPGSVAKETVSSLLHAGKRVIDVSFYDDDPFFFESSVGKDSVYIPDCGFAPGLSNMMVGYLSSKYSSKKIGIYVGGLPVEPREPFLHSITWSVEGFIDEYTRPAKIVEKGKVVSKDPLGKKFEYTPNAFPHLEGFYSDGLRTLLRTTPAEDLFEVTLRYMGHLDRMKFLKDMGFFDQHGKPSPRSITENIFSGFADKHDVSILDVISLDSDMHKIELRDYGDDNLTSMAKLTGHTAALAAKLLIEDSGIKGFFPPEELGRDERWFNYIFEGLRKEGVNLAVSRKNKS
- a CDS encoding MFS transporter → MLNKTLIAIRSLVVAIGASAASAFVGVYGVYIGATAIEMGWLQSLSNALSNGGQLIWGRLSDSVGRRKPFLVAGSVVLAVLWYMMGTIRTPVQLVIVYAAVSLFGSLITVNWYSLIADQTDSSTRGRFLSVINILSSIGTITSLVIMTFFFSGEVTSDIFIPFSTSAACYVISGVLMSMLNEPEHRHVVSGRILETLRNLKKTPLFYKYFMAMNVQGFFWSMAWPMFPITIVLVMNFSLTAVAILTVSSLSVTILVQFLLGRITDRVNRPPLIFANRVMLSAIPLFYAFFGNFAEFIFLEIYSGILGSIQNIVMNSYLLDVVPEGHRAEYISIINGFNGIIYLFGALSGGYLLDLMLGHFPLRLALIFSYLIVFVGRFLSSLLFMKLKEPERKGRSSLALYSLLHRFKQPGSPSGGTLRLK
- a CDS encoding aldo/keto reductase is translated as MKIRNLGRTGLKVTRLCLGTMTFGNQADKKTSFEILDKAFNAGINFIDTADAYPIGKGYEAAGVTESIIGEWIKGKRDDLVIASKCFMPTGPGPNDSGMSRKHIMNAIDKSLKRLGTDYLDLYQIHNFDPVSPIEEMMSTFDDLVDMGKIHYVGVSNWRAWQVAKANGIAERRNYSRVVSVQPRYNLLFRMIEEDLVPMSIDEGVGIITFNPLAGGILTGRYRAGSLPEQGTRFTLGNNSGALYQERYWQKATFEAVDRYISWCSEQNLDPVSTAVHWVIQQPGITSAIIGASRADQLESSLRADETPDLNGDQLKWLDALWFSLPRRREIR
- a CDS encoding MFS transporter — translated: MGTNYLWISFESLVLPIQLENLYGNSSTSMILGIIAFVGISVGVVVSLFFGVLSDNHSILWGKRGPYIVLGSIFAVISVVLDIILDNFLIGILLGYIFIQTGSNISSGAYQPLFRDLIVEDQRGIAAGVNGVFTLLGNALGLGLTGYLISINFDIPALLIMAATLLVTALVTAVTIKNDDVPAGTGRLGPFKSFLEIFNPGGKSPGFFWLVGAAFLVFLGVTGLSFFELYYFQDVLKSSNPAALVAISGIFVLVFSAVGTAAFGYISDKYGRWKVLLVGTLMGGVATALIPFFPHLDDFIILGTFIALGYGTYFSVSKALASDLSPAEDAGKYMAYFNIAIGGSSAFSPLFYGYVLNYFGTNYTTGFTYLFELAASFYFISMIFLFLVPRKDAVQRQQN